GCTATCCGGCACCGCCCGGGCCGCGCTGTTGCGTTGAGCCGAGGAAGGGAGGTCCTCACGCTGCTCACCCGTACGCTGCGAGCTGATGCAGCAGAGCGATCTCGAGGCCGGGAAATCCCCCTTCGCTGCGATCAATACCGAGGCGAGCGCGCTTGGCGAATACGTTCGAGGTTGGCTGCGACCCCGATCGCCATCACGCTCCGCGCATGCGCAACCAGGAAGGGCCGCAGCGACCGCACTGGCAGACCGCAGTACGAGCCGCAGTCCGAGCCGCCTCTGCATCGAGCGGCGATCGATCTCAGCGGGCTCGCACGGACTTGCGATGCGCTTCAGGTCACGCTAATCCGGAATGAGCACGTTGACGCGGCGGACCGCCATACGCTCTCTCACGCAGGAGCTCGGCCTCTATCAGGTGCGGCCGCCGGTCTCGGTCGTTATCAGAGCAAGCCGCTTCTCCGAGCTGACCGCAACCGCCTACCCAACGCCTCGGCCGGGTCCTGGGATCGCCAACGATTGGCACTATTGGTTGTGGGCTTCGACGATCGCACCGATGTCCGCGGTGGTGATCTGGCCACCGACCTCGCACGGCACGAGCGCGTCGTCTCGTCCCTGCTCGAGCTCCTTGCCGGGCGCGACGTGTCGACGACGACAGAGGCAGCCGACCCCAACGTTCGCTTCCTCGCACTGATCCTCGCCGAACGGTGCAGGCCGTTGCACCGGCCGGTTGCGTGGATCGCTTCCGCGGGGCCGTCCGCAGTATCTGCTGCGCGGTTCGTTACCGGGGCACGCAACTGGGCAACCGACCACACCCCGGATCCTGAAACTTTTCTGGCTCAGCGGATCCACGAGGGCGCCTACAATACCGTCCCCGCCGTTCATCGAGCTCGCGGTTGGCAGCGCGACGGAGGACGATGTCGTAACGAGCGCCGAGGCCCGCCGCGCGGCCCTGCTTTCCAATCTGCTCGTCGTGGTCAGCAATGATATTTTCTCTTACGAAAAGGAGGTCCAGCAGGAGGGAAACCCGAACAACCTGCTGCACGCGGTGATGACGCACGAGCACCGGAGCTTGCGCGGCGGTTATTTCCGCGCTGTCGCCCTCGTCGAGGAGTGGACCGGGGAGCTTTTGGCCATCGATGCGCGCGCCGAGGAGCCCTGCGACGGTACATTCGCGGCAGCTACACGTGGATCGTGGCCAGCCACCACTGGCATTTCCTCACGGGCGCTATGCCTCCAAGACGTCGCCCTTCACGGAGCTGCGCCGATCCTAGGAAAAGAATGGGGTGAGCTCGCCTCGACCCGATCAGCAATCCCCATATCATTCGATTCGGAAACGATCCTTTGGTCGGTTTTTACGACTATGATTGCCGGAAAATTTCTGGCATGCTCGGCTCGTGGGGTCGGGAGAGCCGTACATCATTGCGTCGATCACGCAGGGCCTCATCCTTGGCGGGATGCGCGTGGGGCTGGATCCGCGCGATATGCTGAAGCACGCAGGGCTCGATGTGGACGTGCTCGAAGACGGCGATGCGCTCGTGCACTTCGAACGCCAGATCGAAGTCTCGCGCATGTTATTTATGCATCAGCCGAAATTCAATACGTGTTTGCGCGTGGGTAAGCATTTCGTGCCCAGGCGCTATGGTGTCATCGGTAACATGTTGCAGCATGGTACCACCTTCCAGACAGGCCTTGGTCGACTTCGGCAAGTTTCAGCATTTGGCTACCAATTTCATCGTGCGGCACATATCGCACGTGCCGGAAGGAATGCGGATAACGGTCCAAACGCATCCGATGGTCGAAAAACATCAGCGCTATTGGGGCCCATCCGGGATGCACGAGACGTCACTGGCGTCATCCGTCGCGCTCGGACGGCAACTCACCGGAAAGCACATCAAGCCTCTTCGCGTGTCATTTCGACACATACCGATTGGGGATCGAGACGAGCACGAAGAATTTTTCGGCGTGCCTGTCAACTTCGGTTCGCTCGTCGATAGGATCGTTTTCGACCAGGAGACGCTCGATACGCCGCTGCTTCATACGAACGACGTCACTGTACCGTCGAGCGCTCGACTTGGTTCTTGCGAAAGTCGACCCGACCGCAAACTTGCGACCGACAGGCGCCACGGTGCCGCAGCGTTTGATGCACACGCTCCACGATGGCATTCCCAAGATATCTGCGGTGGCGCGCAGCATGGGCATGTCGACGCGTACGCTTCAGCGCCGGCTGGTGAGCGAGGGGACGAGCTTCGAGGGCGTGCTTCGAGCAAATTCGGCGCGAGATGGTGCTGAACTATGTCGTCGATGCATCGGTATCAACCTGGATGATTGCGGGGCTCGTCGGGTTTGGGGAGCCGAGTCCATTTTTTCCGGGCGTTCCGACGCTGGTTCGGGTGCACGCCGAAAGAATGGCGTCGTAAACACAGGATCGCCTGATTGATGACCAAAGGCAAAGGCGCTGCGTTGCACCTCGCCCACAATCGACATGGATTTCTCCCCGAACGTTGGCATTTCAATTCAGCCTTTCGGCTCGATCATCGAGAATCGCAAGAGGTGCGCGCGGGCCAGGGTCGAATCGCGTGCAGCCCGTCGAATGGCCTGAGCGATTCGGGCAGGATTGGCGCGAGCGGGCTTTTCCGCACGAGGACCACCTTCGCGCAAGAGAGCGCCGCTGGGGCAGCTCTCGTTGCCATTTGCGAAGATGCGTCGAGTGTGAGAGCCGATGCCCTGCGCCGAAGTCATTGCGTGCGCAGGTAAGTGAACCCGCGTCAGGGGCAGCTCGGCGAACGGCAGATTCGGTTTCGTGTTTTCCGCGTCAATGATGAACGCGTGATTCTTGAAAGAGAACCGCCGCGGGTGGATCCGCAGCATCGGGCTCGAGCTGGACGTTCGCAGGACGGAGGCGATGCTGTAGGCGTGGCCGTGCGGAATATCGCGCTCGCTCGCTGGCTGACGAGGCGGCTGCAGCCGCGTTGATCGTGGAGCCAGTCCTCTTGGGAGGGGATGATGGCCCCTCTTTTCATCCACCCACCACCGGCATACGGTGAGGCTCCGCTGTCGCCGAGGAGTCAGCTCGAGGTGCCCCCGCGTGGGTGCAGGCGGCGGCAAAGGCGTCGCTTCGATCTTTCGATCAGCTTTCGGGCGTCATCGGCACCATGCAAGTAGATGGCTTCCTGCTGCCACGCACGAAGGATCGCTCGATCCGAGAATGCCGCGAGATGCTGTCGAAAGGCGACGTCCAGCGTTCCGAGCCACCGTATCAATACTTGGGTAATCGTTTCCGTGTACGCGCGTACTTCACCGCGCGCTTCACCCGCCAGCTCACCTTCGGCAAAGATGCTCTTGTACAACGTGCTTTCCATGAGTCGCCTTTTCTGAAGATAGGCCCGAAGCAGATGCACGGCAGCATCTTCCGCTTCCAGCAACGAACCACAACACCGCAAGATGATCGGCCCGCTCGCTCGATGTTCGGTCCGTGCGAGCTTCGATCGCGTCACGAGCCTTCTCGACGGCCGCGCCTGTCGCTCCGTCCCGGGTAAGTGCCACGAGCGGCCAAAGCGCAGGCGGCGCACGTGCCAGAAAATCCTGCCACCCCATGGCTCGCAAATTGATCCGTACGTACGTCGAACAGCAACCCGTGCCGTAGTTCAAAGAAAGTTTTTCCGTCAGCGTCCCGTCGCAATCGCCGTACAAGTCCCAAACGTGAGACTCCACGAGGCATTCTTCTCGACGATATAGGCGGATCTGAGCTTCGGCGACATCGACGGCCAGGTCCTTGGTGCTTTGATGCCGTCGATGAAACTCGACGTGCGCAACCATTTGTTTGCCATGCCGATATACGAGGTAACTACCATCGACGTCGCGCCCGCGCGAGGGAAGCGCACTTTCGCTCGGTGCCACGATCACCACCGCATCGTCGCCAAACCCGAAACGCAGAAAATCCGCCGGCTCTTGATGAAGAAGGTATTTGAGCGAATGATCAAAGGAGTCCATACGTTTGTCTCGACTTGCCCGGAGGTAGCGCAGACAAACGCTACGGTCAAACGCATGGCGGAAAAAACGACATGCTCGTCGTGAAGCACGAGATGCATGCGGTACATGCATCCGGTCACGGACCAGCTTGGAGACGGCGTATACACAGCCGAGCGGCGTGACCGAAATGCTGGTGACGAAGGCGGTAGCGAGCCGAAACCTAGCTGATACGGTAAGCTTTCCTTCCACAATTAGATTCACCGAAACGGCGTCTTGACGGCCGCTCCTCGAGCCGTCCAGCCTCGCACAGAGCTCACGGGAAAGTGGTTGGCACCTTTTTGCGGCGTTGTACGAAATGCGACGTCGTACACCTCGTCCTCCGACGGCCGCGGCAATCGCAGAAATCCCAGCCCTCCATCGTCCGTTTTCACGTAGATCCCGTCCGGCGCGAGCGTGTGCAAATGGACGTTCAATCGCAACGCCGAGTCGAATCGTTGAGTCACTGTCACCGTGCCCGTAAAAGCGTCCTCGGCACTGGAGCGTCTTTCTGTGCCTGTGAACACCCATGCAACTCCAACGTTAGTGCGCTCGCGGAAGTGCAAAGGCTGTAGCTGCATGAAATGCACGTTGAAAACACAGCGCCTGCCCATTACGGGCAAGGTACTTGACCTTATTTTTTCTTCCATTTGGAATGTAGTTGCGTAATCATGCAGCTCGACCATGGTTGCCGCGACACGCGAGTTTTTGGAGTCTGATGACGACCCGGTGGCCCGCGCCGTTCCAGAAAGCTCTGGCGACGACTACGCGCTCGTCATCGGCGTGAACGACTCACCCCAAGGTGCGCCATTTGCATGGCGCCATTGCTGATGCGCGAGCCTTTGCGGCGTGGCTCGTAGCCACGGACGGGGCCGTGTTCCAGCAGCCAATGTGCATACGATCGTATCGACGCCGGACCCACTCACACCCATTGGGCACGAGATCAACGACGCCTTGGAAGTCATTCTCGAACGTGCCAACGAAACACGTGCGCGTCGTTTCTATTTTTATTTCAGCGGCCACGGCTGCGTAGGGGATCGCGCTAGTGACATTTCGCTATGTCTGGCAAATTGGTCGGAATTGCGGCGCCGAGCGGCACTTAGTTCCGATGCGTGGCTCGATGTCATCGTGCGTTCGGGAGCATTTGCCGAGGTAGCGTTTTTCCTGGATTGCTGCCGCGTATGGGCGGTGCGCGCAGTTGGTTTGCCGCCGCATGTCGATTTCGCGCGACCCATCGAACGAGAAGAACCTACGCGTGTATTTTTGGCGTATGCGACGGATTTTCAGCGGGTGGCAGTGGAGAGCTC
This window of the Polyangiaceae bacterium genome carries:
- a CDS encoding AraC family transcriptional regulator ligand-binding domain-containing protein; translation: MGSGEPYIIASITQGLILGGMRVGLDPRDMLKHAGLDVDVLEDGDALVHFERQIEVSRMLFMHQPKFNTCLRVGKHFVPRRYGVIGNMLQHGTTFQTGLGRLRQVSAFGYQFHRAAHIARAGRNADNGPNASDGRKTSALLGPIRDARDVTGVIRRARTATHRKAHQASSRVISTHTDWGSRRARRIFRRACQLRFARR
- a CDS encoding helix-turn-helix transcriptional regulator; the encoded protein is MGSRVHFFRAFRRWFGCTPKEWRRKHRIA